One window of the Manihot esculenta cultivar AM560-2 chromosome 14, M.esculenta_v8, whole genome shotgun sequence genome contains the following:
- the LOC122721711 gene encoding zinc finger MYM-type protein 1-like, which yields MIDKYFTKLPKNSEPLNSKPKEKVAFVEKESLASDDDIIGDPGLRKPIDSYPFEIRDSLRRRYLAKGPCQPVGHEFPFTLIREKNRRFQVAWFKDYEWLEYSVSKDKAYCLYCYLFANNNRSGGNVFTEIGFNNWKDGRRAFVNHEGSPGSSHSGCRMKVGQYRNQRGNVNQLLARQTAAMEDDYRTRLSTVVSVARILLEEGLPFRGHDESAESLHQGNFLEHISWVCKREENVNKVMGKNAPGNNQLTSPTIQRDIIECCAMETRKIILNELGEKKFVLLVDEARDCSVKEQMSLVLRFVNDKGMVLERFLGLVHVNETSAKVLKNVIDTFFAKHDLSLAKLRGQGYDGAANMSGEFNGLKTLILKENKNAHYIHCFAHQLQLVVVTASHESESVGDFFETLSMIVNTIGASCKRKDTLREIHNEEVLNQVEMGEISTGRGQNQEISLARPGDTRWGSHYTTIVRLFDMWNSVERVLLAINKLGESLKIRQSAGGVFDKMDCFQFVFIGKFMMKILGITNTLSKILQARDQNIGYALNMINVVKNKLQELREDDWDNLLKEVTEFCEGHSIDVPNMENFVHGRSRKRLKGGEPMTYLHHFRIDIFIKVIDVIAMEMDKHFTEANTELLRCVMCLDPSNSFANFDHVRLLQLAKLYSDDFSSTDIIELDHQLQNYICDMRSNEIFSNISNLGDLAKKMVEINYHTYFPLVYRLIELALILPVGTASVERTFSAMNVVKTDLRNRLGDDLLSDCLVCYFEKEIFRSIDDEVIMQSFQNLASRRNQLRPLKIRRPNPC from the exons ATGATCGACAAATATTTTACCAAACTACCAAAAAATTCAGAACCTTTAAATTCAAAGCCAAAGGAGAAAGTTGCTTTTGTTGAGAAAGAAAGTCTTGCATCAGATGATGATATTATTGGTGATCCTGGACTGCGAAAACCAATTGATAGTTACCCATTTGAAATTAGAGATTCATTGAGGAGAAGATACTTAGCTAAAGGCCCTTGTCAACCAGTTGGGCATGAATTTCCATTCACTCTTATTCGCGAAAAGAATCGAAGGTTTCAAGTTGCTTGGTTCAAGGATTATGAATGGTTAGAGTATAGTGTATCTAAAGACAAAGCTTATTGTTTATATTGTTATTTGTTTGCAAATAACAATAGAAGTGGGGGAAATGTTTTTACTGAGATTGGTTTTAATAACTGGAAAGATGGAAGACGTGCATTTGTCAATCATGAAGGAAGTCCTGGTAGCTCACATAGTGGTTGTAGAATGAAGGTCGGGCAATATCGTAATCAAAGAGGGAATGTGAATCAGCTATTGGCAAGACAAACTGCTGCTATGGAAGATGATTATCGCACTCGATTGTCAACGGTTGTAAGTGTTGCTCGAATACTTTTAGAGGAAGGTTTGCCTTTTAGAGGACATGATGAATCTGCAGAGTCACTCCACCAAGGTAATTTTCTAGAACATATTAGTTGGGTATGCAAGCGAGAAGAAAATGTAAATAAAGTGATGGGAAAGAATGCTCCAGGAAATAATCAATTGACTTCTCCTACGATTCAAAGGGATATTATTGAATGTTGTGCAATGGAAACGAGAAAGATCATATTGAATGAGCTAGGGGAGAAGAAGTTTGTTCTTTTGGTTGATGAAGCCCGAGATTGTTCAGTAAAGGAGCAAATGTCTTTGGTGTTGAGATTTGTTAATGACAAAGGAATGGTTTTGGAACGTTTTCTTGGATTGGTTCATGTGAATGAGACTTCTGCAAAAGTTCTAAAAAATGTTATTGATACTTTTTTTGCCAAGCATGATTTATCACTTGCAAAACTCAGAGGGCAAGGTTACGATGGAGCTGCAAACATGAGCGGTGAATTTAATGGGTTAAAAACACTCATtctaaaagaaaacaaaaatgcaCATTATATTCATTGTTTTGCCCACCAACTTCAGTTAGTTGTTGTGACTGCTTCACATGAATCAGAGAGTGTAGGTGATTTCTTTGAAACATTGTCAATGATAGTGAATACAATTGGAGCTTCGTGCAAAAGAAAGGATACTCTTCGAGAAATACACAATGAGGAAGTGTTGAATCAAGTGGAGATGGGTGAGATTTCAACTGGAAGAGGTCAGAATCAAGAAATAAGTTTAGCTCGGCCTGGTGATACACGTTGGGGTTCTCACTACACAACAATAGTTAGACTTTTTGACATGTGGAATTCAGTTGAAAGAGTGTTGTTGGCAATAAACAAACTAGGTGAAAGTCTTAAAATCCGACAGTCTGCTGGGGGTGTATTTGATAAGATGGATTGTTTTCAATTTGTTTTCATTGGAAAGTTCATGATGAAGATTTTGGGAATTACAAATACCCTATCAAAGATTCTGCAAGCAAGAGATCAAAATATAGGATATGCACTCAATATGATTAATGTTGTGAAAAATAAGTTGCAAGAATTGAGGGAAGATGATTGGGATAATTTATTGAAAGAAGTAACTGAATTTTGTGAAGGACATTCTATTGATGTGCCTAATATGGAGAATTTTGTTCATGGTCGATCTCGAAAAAGGCTTAAGGGTGGAGAACCAATGACATATCTTCATCATTTTCGGATCGATATCTTCATAAAG GTAATTGATGTTATTGCAATGGAAATGGATAAACACTTCACTGAGGCAAATACAGAGCTACTTAGATGTGTGATGTGTTTGGATCCTTCAAATTCTTTTGcaaattttgatcatgtccgCTTATTGCAACTAGCTAAGTTGTATTCAGATGATTTTAGTTCCACTGATATAATTGAGCTTGACCATCAACTTCAAAATTATATCTGTGATATGAGATCAAATGAGATATTCTCAAATATTTCCAATCTTGGAGATCTTGCAAAGAAGATGGTGGAGATAAATTACCACACTTATTTCCCTTTAGTCTACCGACTAATCGAGTTAGCTTTGATATTGCCGGTTGGAACAGCTAGTGTGGAAAGAACTTTTTCGGCGATGAATGTGGTGAAGACTGATTTACGCAACCGATTAGGAGATGACTTACTATCAGACTGTTTGGTGTGTTACTTTGAGAAAGAAATTTTTAGAAGTATCGATGATGAAGTGATTATGCAATCTTTTCAAAACTTGGCGTCTAGAAGAAACCAATTGCGACCACTAAAAATTCGTCGACCAAATCCTTGTTAG